One Cheilinus undulatus linkage group 22, ASM1832078v1, whole genome shotgun sequence DNA window includes the following coding sequences:
- the LOC121504309 gene encoding E3 ubiquitin-protein ligase TRIM21-like, whose product MSLTLSEEQFRCSICLDIFKNPVSIPCGHNFCFGCIKRFWATRHRSECPLCKEAFRNCPELRINFMLKEITEEFKKSVVVNIFQSRLFYPIPKKPSLSNEVPCDICQDNQVMAVKSCLVCRKSYCEVHLMPHLRDQVMLKHTLTDPATFIMTHLCKNHNMLLEMFCESEQVPVCMKCTEREHRHHKIVSLEKETRKIRSQMRNINAEFEQEIHARLRKFDEIKASMDLGKVNKEREIQKSVQVATMAMSAIETNQAMLTKRIEEKQKASERSAEGFLKELEQEINELQIRCTELQQLEHTEEPLHLIQSFSSLTTPMGKRDWSGVRLHSEDYLGIVRTAFSKLVEVCHELEKKLSADEVNQLTLYAVDITLDPATAAGWLILTPNGKKVSLGCQKLSLPDDPRRFDSCVSVLGKQSFTSGRSYWEVQVGDKTDWDLGVAKESINRKGAITVRPDSGYWAICRRKGGSLSACAGPSVTLHLQELPNKVGVFLDYDAGSVSFYDAEAKTHIYTYSGCSFSEPVYPYLNPCLHDNGKNTAPLVICPVEVEFPDGAAIF is encoded by the exons ATGTCCCTCACACTGTCTGAGGAGCAATTTCGATGCAGCATCTGTCTGGACATCTTCAAAAACCCAGTCTCCATCCCATGTGGCCACAACTTCTGCTTTGGATGCATCAAACGCTTCTGGGCTACCAGACATAGGTCTGAGTGTCCACTCTGCAAGGAGGCTTTCAGAAACTGTCCAGAGCTCCGGATCAACTTCATGTTAAAAGAAATCACCGAAGAATTCAAGAAGTCAGTTGTAGTTAACATTTTTCAATCTAGACTCTTCTACC CAATCCCGAAAAAGCCATCCTTGTCCAATGAAGTTCCCTGTGACATCTGCCAGGACAACCAGGTAATGGCGGTCAAGTCGTGCCTCGTCTGCAGGAAGTCTTACTGTGAAGTTCACCTGATGCCTCATTTGAGGGATCAAGTGATGTTGAAGCACACACTGACAGATCCGGCCACCTTCATCATGACTCACCTCTGCAAAAATCACAACATGCTCCTGGAAATGTTCTGCGAGAGCGAGCAGGTGCCTGTGTGCATGAAGTGTACAGAGAGGGAGCACAGACACCACAAGATCGTTTCTCTGGAGAAGGAGACGAGGAAGATCAGG TCTCAAATGAGGAACATCAACGCGGAGTTTGAACAAGAGATCCACGCCAGACTCAGAAAGTTTGACGAGATCAAGGCTTCAATGGACTTGGGCAAg gtaaataaagagagagagatacagaaGAGTGTTCAGGTTGCAACCATGGCGATGAGCGCCATAGAAACAAACCAGGCTATGCTCACCAAGCGCATCGAGGAGAAGCAGAAAGCAAGTGAGAGATCAGCAGAGGGGTTTCTCAAAGAGCTGGAGCAGGAGATCAATGAGCTGCAGATTAGATGCactgagctgcagcagctggagCACACGGAGGAGCCTCTTCATCTTATACAG AGTTTCTCATCACTGACCACTCCAATGGGAAAAAGGGATTGGTCAGGGGTCAGACTCCACTCAGAAGATTATCTTGGGATAGTTCGGACAGCTTTCTCCAAGCTGGTGGAGGTCTGCCATGAACTGGAAAAGAAGCTGTCTGCAGACG AAGTCAACCAGCTCACTCTATATGCAG TTGATATAACTCTGGATCCTGCAACTGCTGCCGGCTGGCTGATTCTGACCCCCAATGGAAAAAAG GTCAGCCTCGGCTGCCAGAAACTGTCCCTCCCAGACGATCCTCGAAGGTTTGACTCGTGCGTCTCTGTTCTGGGAAAGCAGAGCTTCACCTCCGGAAGAAGCTACTGGGAGGTTCAG GTTGGTGATAAAACCGACTGGGATCTTGGCGTGGCGAAGGAGTCCATCAACAGGAAGGGGGCCATCACAGTGCGTCCCGACAGCGGTTACTGGGCGATCTGTCGGAGGAAAGGCGGCAGTCTCAGCGCCTGCGCCGGCCCCTCCGTCACCCTCCACCTCCAGGAACTCCCTAACAAAGTGGGCGTGTTCCTGGACTACGACGCAGGGTCTGTGTCCTTCTACGACGCTGAAGCAAAGACTCACATCTACACCTACAGCGGATGTTCCTTCTCTGAGCCTGTCTACCCATATTTAAACCCCTGTCTCCAtgataatggcaaaaacacTGCCCCGCTGGTTATCTGTCCAGTGGAGGTTGAGTTCCCTGATGGGGCCGCAATATTTTAA